In Brachypodium distachyon strain Bd21 chromosome 2, Brachypodium_distachyon_v3.0, whole genome shotgun sequence, one genomic interval encodes:
- the LOC100828872 gene encoding G-type lectin S-receptor-like serine/threonine-protein kinase SD1-13 isoform X6: protein MLLTHALPLIHYFKKLSGFILEEQAMFVEISYLKQSTVVVLLILSVSAIGCLSATRPILGRISLNESISDGQTLVSGNFVLGFFSPGTSSHRYIGIWYNSDPNGTAVWVANRNNPVQDTSGILKFDNGGNLIVSDGRGRSFIVASGMGVGNVEAAILDSGNFVLRSIANHSNIIWESFASPTNTWLPGMNITVGKLLTSWKSYDDPAMGDYSFGLGVVNASAFIIWWNGREFWNSAHWNGDINSPIPELTSIDIIPVSFRCDNLTCTYTPNPSDRLTKIVLDQTGSLSITQFDSEAKSWVLLWRQPVSCDESKLCGVFGVCNMANIHILPVSLDSDQSPCQCPKGFAKQDKSNTRKGCTRQTPLQCTGDKFIDMPGMRLPDPRQKVAVVEDSGCQSACMKYCSCTAYAHSLSDGCSLFHGNLTNLQDGYNGTGVGTLHLRVAASELESGSSSGHKLLWLASVLPSVAFLIFCLVSFIWIRKWKIKGKEKRHDHPIVMTSDVMKLWESEDTGSHFMMLSFSQIENATDNFSTANKLGEGGFGPVYKGSLPNGQDVAVKRLAANSGQGLPEFKNEILLIAKLQHRNLVGLLGCCIDEDELVLLYEYMPNKSLDFFLFGMGTVERRQMENAADRPSMTEVISMITNENANLPDPKQPGFFSMLLPTEVDIREGTCSLNDLSITGLDGR, encoded by the exons ATGCTGCTTACCCATGCTCTCCCCTTGATTCATTATTTCAAGAAACTCAGTGGG TTTATTCTTGAAGAACAAGCCATGTTTGTAGAAATAAGCTACTTGAAGCAGTCCACAGTTGTTGTTCTGCTGATTCTATCTGTATCAGCAATAGGATGTTTATCAGCAACCAGACCAATATTAGGCAGAATATCTCTGAATGAATCAATTTCTGATGGGCAGACACTGGTTTCTGGCAACTTTGTGCTTGGTTTCTTTAGCCCTGGAACTTCAAGCCATCGATATATTGGTATATGGTACAACAGTGATCCAAATGGAACGGCTGTATGGGTTGCTAATAGGAACAATCCAGTACAAGATACGTCAGGCATACTTAAGTTTGATAATGGTGGTAATCTGATTGTTTCAGATGGCAGAGGTAGGTCCTTCATAGTGGCTTCTGGGATGGGAGTAGGAAATGTGGAGGCTGCCATACTGGATTCTGGCAACTTTGTGCTAAGGAGCATCGCCAACCATTCGAATATCATATGGGAGAGCTTTGCCTCTCCTACTAATACATGGCTCCCTGGAATGAATATTACAGTTGGAAAGTTGCTGACTTCATGGAAGAGCTATGATGACCCAGCAATGGGGGATTACTCATTTGGACTGGGCGTAGTTAATGCATCAGCATTCATTATCTGGTGGAATGGGCGTGAATTTTGGAACAGTGCACACTGGAATGGTGACATTAATTCTCCAATTCCAGAACTAACATCTATAGATATCATCCCTGTCTCATTTCGTTGTGATAACCTTACATGCACATACACTCCCAACCCTAGTGACAGATTGACTAAGATTGTTTTGGATCAAACAGGTTCACTGAGCATAACACAGTTTGATTCAGAAGCCAAATCATGGGTGTTATTATGGAGACAGCCAGTCAGTTGTGACGAGTCTAAATTATGTGGAGTTTTTGGTGTATGCAACATGGCCAATATACATATACTACCAGTATCATTAGATTCAGATcaatccccttgtcaatgtCCAAAAGGCTTTGCAAAACAAGACAAATCAAATACCAGAAAAGGGTGCACTAGGCAAACCCCACTGCAGTGTACTGGTGATAAGTTTATTGATATGCCTGGTATGCGACTTCCTGACCCAAGACAGAAGGTGGCTGTCGTGGAAGATAGTGGATGTCAATCTGCCTGCATGAAATATTGCTCTTGTACAGCATATGCTCATTCGCTATCGGATGGTTGCAGCTTGTTTCATGGCAATCTAACAAACTTGCAGGATGGATATAATGGGACCGGAGTGGGAACTCTTCACCTTCGTGTAGCTGCATCAGAGTTAGAATCTGGCAGTAGCTCAG GTCACAAATTACTTTGGCTGGCGTCTGTACTTCCTTCAGTTGCATTCCTTATCTTTTGTCTCGTCTCTTTTATTTGGATTAGGAAATGGAAAATTAAAG GGAAAGAAAAACGGCATGATCACCCCATCGTCATGACTTCAGATGTAATGAAACTTTGGGAAAGTGAAGACACAGGCTCTCACTTTATGATGCTTTCCTTTTCACAAATAGAAAATGCCACAGATAACTTCTCAACTGCAAACAAGCTTGGAGAAGGGGGGTTTGGTCCTGTATACAAG GGAAGCTTACCAAATGGGCAGGATGTCGCTGTTAAGAGACTAGCAGCGAATTCAGGACAAGGGCTACCTGAGTTTAAGAACGAGATCTTATTAATAGCCAAGCTTCAACATAGAAATTTAGTTGGACTCTTAGGCTGCTGCATTGATGAGGACGAACTGGTACTACTCTATGAGTACATGCCAAACAAGAGCTTGGATTTCTTCCTATTTG GCATGGGAACTGTGGAGAGAAGGCAGATG GAGAATGCTGCTGATCGACCCTCCATGACTGAAGTCATTTCTATGATTACCAACGAAAATGCCAACTTACCGGACCCAAAACAACCTGGTTTCTTCTCCATGTTGCTTCCCACTGAAGTTGATATCCGTGAAGGAACCTGCTCCCTGAATGATTTGTCAATTACGGGCCTGGACGGTAGGTAG
- the LOC100828872 gene encoding G-type lectin S-receptor-like serine/threonine-protein kinase B120 isoform X4, which produces MLLTHALPLIHYFKKLSGFILEEQAMFVEISYLKQSTVVVLLILSVSAIGCLSATRPILGRISLNESISDGQTLVSGNFVLGFFSPGTSSHRYIGIWYNSDPNGTAVWVANRNNPVQDTSGILKFDNGGNLIVSDGRGRSFIVASGMGVGNVEAAILDSGNFVLRSIANHSNIIWESFASPTNTWLPGMNITVGKLLTSWKSYDDPAMGDYSFGLGVVNASAFIIWWNGREFWNSAHWNGDINSPIPELTSIDIIPVSFRCDNLTCTYTPNPSDRLTKIVLDQTGSLSITQFDSEAKSWVLLWRQPVSCDESKLCGVFGVCNMANIHILPVSLDSDQSPCQCPKGFAKQDKSNTRKGCTRQTPLQCTGDKFIDMPGMRLPDPRQKVAVVEDSGCQSACMKYCSCTAYAHSLSDGCSLFHGNLTNLQDGYNGTGVGTLHLRVAASELESGSSSGHKLLWLASVLPSVAFLIFCLVSFIWIRKWKIKGKEKRHDHPIVMTSDVMKLWESEDTGSHFMMLSFSQIENATDNFSTANKLGEGGFGPVYKGSLPNGQDVAVKRLAANSGQGLPEFKNEILLIAKLQHRNLVGLLGCCIDEDELVLLYEYMPNKSLDFFLFEQSRRAFLVWAMRLNIIEGIAQGLIYLHKHSRLRIIHRDLKPSNILLDTDMNPKISDFGMARIFDPKGTLANTKRVVGTYGYMAPEYAMAGIFSVKSDVFSYGVLLLEIISGLRNAGSHRHGNSLNLLGHAWELWREGRWRMLLIDPP; this is translated from the exons ATGCTGCTTACCCATGCTCTCCCCTTGATTCATTATTTCAAGAAACTCAGTGGG TTTATTCTTGAAGAACAAGCCATGTTTGTAGAAATAAGCTACTTGAAGCAGTCCACAGTTGTTGTTCTGCTGATTCTATCTGTATCAGCAATAGGATGTTTATCAGCAACCAGACCAATATTAGGCAGAATATCTCTGAATGAATCAATTTCTGATGGGCAGACACTGGTTTCTGGCAACTTTGTGCTTGGTTTCTTTAGCCCTGGAACTTCAAGCCATCGATATATTGGTATATGGTACAACAGTGATCCAAATGGAACGGCTGTATGGGTTGCTAATAGGAACAATCCAGTACAAGATACGTCAGGCATACTTAAGTTTGATAATGGTGGTAATCTGATTGTTTCAGATGGCAGAGGTAGGTCCTTCATAGTGGCTTCTGGGATGGGAGTAGGAAATGTGGAGGCTGCCATACTGGATTCTGGCAACTTTGTGCTAAGGAGCATCGCCAACCATTCGAATATCATATGGGAGAGCTTTGCCTCTCCTACTAATACATGGCTCCCTGGAATGAATATTACAGTTGGAAAGTTGCTGACTTCATGGAAGAGCTATGATGACCCAGCAATGGGGGATTACTCATTTGGACTGGGCGTAGTTAATGCATCAGCATTCATTATCTGGTGGAATGGGCGTGAATTTTGGAACAGTGCACACTGGAATGGTGACATTAATTCTCCAATTCCAGAACTAACATCTATAGATATCATCCCTGTCTCATTTCGTTGTGATAACCTTACATGCACATACACTCCCAACCCTAGTGACAGATTGACTAAGATTGTTTTGGATCAAACAGGTTCACTGAGCATAACACAGTTTGATTCAGAAGCCAAATCATGGGTGTTATTATGGAGACAGCCAGTCAGTTGTGACGAGTCTAAATTATGTGGAGTTTTTGGTGTATGCAACATGGCCAATATACATATACTACCAGTATCATTAGATTCAGATcaatccccttgtcaatgtCCAAAAGGCTTTGCAAAACAAGACAAATCAAATACCAGAAAAGGGTGCACTAGGCAAACCCCACTGCAGTGTACTGGTGATAAGTTTATTGATATGCCTGGTATGCGACTTCCTGACCCAAGACAGAAGGTGGCTGTCGTGGAAGATAGTGGATGTCAATCTGCCTGCATGAAATATTGCTCTTGTACAGCATATGCTCATTCGCTATCGGATGGTTGCAGCTTGTTTCATGGCAATCTAACAAACTTGCAGGATGGATATAATGGGACCGGAGTGGGAACTCTTCACCTTCGTGTAGCTGCATCAGAGTTAGAATCTGGCAGTAGCTCAG GTCACAAATTACTTTGGCTGGCGTCTGTACTTCCTTCAGTTGCATTCCTTATCTTTTGTCTCGTCTCTTTTATTTGGATTAGGAAATGGAAAATTAAAG GGAAAGAAAAACGGCATGATCACCCCATCGTCATGACTTCAGATGTAATGAAACTTTGGGAAAGTGAAGACACAGGCTCTCACTTTATGATGCTTTCCTTTTCACAAATAGAAAATGCCACAGATAACTTCTCAACTGCAAACAAGCTTGGAGAAGGGGGGTTTGGTCCTGTATACAAG GGAAGCTTACCAAATGGGCAGGATGTCGCTGTTAAGAGACTAGCAGCGAATTCAGGACAAGGGCTACCTGAGTTTAAGAACGAGATCTTATTAATAGCCAAGCTTCAACATAGAAATTTAGTTGGACTCTTAGGCTGCTGCATTGATGAGGACGAACTGGTACTACTCTATGAGTACATGCCAAACAAGAGCTTGGATTTCTTCCTATTTG AACAATCAAGAAGGGCTTTTTTAGTCTGGGCAATGCGTCTTAACATAATTGAAGGGATTGCACAAGGTCTTATTTATCTCCACAAGCATTCTCGTCTGAGAATTATTCATAGGGACCTGAAACCAAGCAACATTCTGTTGGACACTGATATGAACCCTAAGATCTCAGACTTCGGAATGGCAAGAATATTTGATCCGAAAGGAACGCTAGCTAACACAAAAAGAGTCGTTGGAACATA TGGCTACATGGCTCCTGAGTATGCTATGGCAGGTATTTTCTCTGTCAAATCCGATGTATTTAGCTACGGGGTATTGCTTCTGGAGATCATCAGTGGGCTAAGAAATGCGGGATCTCACAGACATGGCAACTCTCTAAACCTTCTTGGTCAT GCATGGGAACTGTGGAGAGAAGGCAGATG GAGAATGCTGCTGATCGACCCTCCATGA
- the LOC100828872 gene encoding G-type lectin S-receptor-like serine/threonine-protein kinase SD1-13 isoform X3 produces MLLTHALPLIHYFKKLSGFILEEQAMFVEISYLKQSTVVVLLILSVSAIGCLSATRPILGRISLNESISDGQTLVSGNFVLGFFSPGTSSHRYIGIWYNSDPNGTAVWVANRNNPVQDTSGILKFDNGGNLIVSDGRGRSFIVASGMGVGNVEAAILDSGNFVLRSIANHSNIIWESFASPTNTWLPGMNITVGKLLTSWKSYDDPAMGDYSFGLGVVNASAFIIWWNGREFWNSAHWNGDINSPIPELTSIDIIPVSFRCDNLTCTYTPNPSDRLTKIVLDQTGSLSITQFDSEAKSWVLLWRQPVSCDESKLCGVFGVCNMANIHILPVSLDSDQSPCQCPKGFAKQDKSNTRKGCTRQTPLQCTGDKFIDMPGMRLPDPRQKVAVVEDSGCQSACMKYCSCTAYAHSLSDGCSLFHGNLTNLQDGYNGTGVGTLHLRVAASELESGSSSGHKLLWLASVLPSVAFLIFCLVSFIWIRKWKIKGKEKRHDHPIVMTSDVMKLWESEDTGSHFMMLSFSQIENATDNFSTANKLGEGGFGPVYKGSLPNGQDVAVKRLAANSGQGLPEFKNEILLIAKLQHRNLVGLLGCCIDEDELVLLYEYMPNKSLDFFLFEQSRRAFLVWAMRLNIIEGIAQGLIYLHKHSRLRIIHRDLKPSNILLDTDMNPKISDFGMARIFDPKGTLANTKRVVGTYGYMAPEYAMAGMGTVERRQMENAADRPSMTEVISMITNENANLPDPKQPGFFSMLLPTEVDIREGTCSLNDLSITGLDGR; encoded by the exons ATGCTGCTTACCCATGCTCTCCCCTTGATTCATTATTTCAAGAAACTCAGTGGG TTTATTCTTGAAGAACAAGCCATGTTTGTAGAAATAAGCTACTTGAAGCAGTCCACAGTTGTTGTTCTGCTGATTCTATCTGTATCAGCAATAGGATGTTTATCAGCAACCAGACCAATATTAGGCAGAATATCTCTGAATGAATCAATTTCTGATGGGCAGACACTGGTTTCTGGCAACTTTGTGCTTGGTTTCTTTAGCCCTGGAACTTCAAGCCATCGATATATTGGTATATGGTACAACAGTGATCCAAATGGAACGGCTGTATGGGTTGCTAATAGGAACAATCCAGTACAAGATACGTCAGGCATACTTAAGTTTGATAATGGTGGTAATCTGATTGTTTCAGATGGCAGAGGTAGGTCCTTCATAGTGGCTTCTGGGATGGGAGTAGGAAATGTGGAGGCTGCCATACTGGATTCTGGCAACTTTGTGCTAAGGAGCATCGCCAACCATTCGAATATCATATGGGAGAGCTTTGCCTCTCCTACTAATACATGGCTCCCTGGAATGAATATTACAGTTGGAAAGTTGCTGACTTCATGGAAGAGCTATGATGACCCAGCAATGGGGGATTACTCATTTGGACTGGGCGTAGTTAATGCATCAGCATTCATTATCTGGTGGAATGGGCGTGAATTTTGGAACAGTGCACACTGGAATGGTGACATTAATTCTCCAATTCCAGAACTAACATCTATAGATATCATCCCTGTCTCATTTCGTTGTGATAACCTTACATGCACATACACTCCCAACCCTAGTGACAGATTGACTAAGATTGTTTTGGATCAAACAGGTTCACTGAGCATAACACAGTTTGATTCAGAAGCCAAATCATGGGTGTTATTATGGAGACAGCCAGTCAGTTGTGACGAGTCTAAATTATGTGGAGTTTTTGGTGTATGCAACATGGCCAATATACATATACTACCAGTATCATTAGATTCAGATcaatccccttgtcaatgtCCAAAAGGCTTTGCAAAACAAGACAAATCAAATACCAGAAAAGGGTGCACTAGGCAAACCCCACTGCAGTGTACTGGTGATAAGTTTATTGATATGCCTGGTATGCGACTTCCTGACCCAAGACAGAAGGTGGCTGTCGTGGAAGATAGTGGATGTCAATCTGCCTGCATGAAATATTGCTCTTGTACAGCATATGCTCATTCGCTATCGGATGGTTGCAGCTTGTTTCATGGCAATCTAACAAACTTGCAGGATGGATATAATGGGACCGGAGTGGGAACTCTTCACCTTCGTGTAGCTGCATCAGAGTTAGAATCTGGCAGTAGCTCAG GTCACAAATTACTTTGGCTGGCGTCTGTACTTCCTTCAGTTGCATTCCTTATCTTTTGTCTCGTCTCTTTTATTTGGATTAGGAAATGGAAAATTAAAG GGAAAGAAAAACGGCATGATCACCCCATCGTCATGACTTCAGATGTAATGAAACTTTGGGAAAGTGAAGACACAGGCTCTCACTTTATGATGCTTTCCTTTTCACAAATAGAAAATGCCACAGATAACTTCTCAACTGCAAACAAGCTTGGAGAAGGGGGGTTTGGTCCTGTATACAAG GGAAGCTTACCAAATGGGCAGGATGTCGCTGTTAAGAGACTAGCAGCGAATTCAGGACAAGGGCTACCTGAGTTTAAGAACGAGATCTTATTAATAGCCAAGCTTCAACATAGAAATTTAGTTGGACTCTTAGGCTGCTGCATTGATGAGGACGAACTGGTACTACTCTATGAGTACATGCCAAACAAGAGCTTGGATTTCTTCCTATTTG AACAATCAAGAAGGGCTTTTTTAGTCTGGGCAATGCGTCTTAACATAATTGAAGGGATTGCACAAGGTCTTATTTATCTCCACAAGCATTCTCGTCTGAGAATTATTCATAGGGACCTGAAACCAAGCAACATTCTGTTGGACACTGATATGAACCCTAAGATCTCAGACTTCGGAATGGCAAGAATATTTGATCCGAAAGGAACGCTAGCTAACACAAAAAGAGTCGTTGGAACATA TGGCTACATGGCTCCTGAGTATGCTATGGCAG GCATGGGAACTGTGGAGAGAAGGCAGATG GAGAATGCTGCTGATCGACCCTCCATGACTGAAGTCATTTCTATGATTACCAACGAAAATGCCAACTTACCGGACCCAAAACAACCTGGTTTCTTCTCCATGTTGCTTCCCACTGAAGTTGATATCCGTGAAGGAACCTGCTCCCTGAATGATTTGTCAATTACGGGCCTGGACGGTAGGTAG
- the LOC100828872 gene encoding G-type lectin S-receptor-like serine/threonine-protein kinase At1g11330 isoform X1 — protein sequence MLLTHALPLIHYFKKLSGFILEEQAMFVEISYLKQSTVVVLLILSVSAIGCLSATRPILGRISLNESISDGQTLVSGNFVLGFFSPGTSSHRYIGIWYNSDPNGTAVWVANRNNPVQDTSGILKFDNGGNLIVSDGRGRSFIVASGMGVGNVEAAILDSGNFVLRSIANHSNIIWESFASPTNTWLPGMNITVGKLLTSWKSYDDPAMGDYSFGLGVVNASAFIIWWNGREFWNSAHWNGDINSPIPELTSIDIIPVSFRCDNLTCTYTPNPSDRLTKIVLDQTGSLSITQFDSEAKSWVLLWRQPVSCDESKLCGVFGVCNMANIHILPVSLDSDQSPCQCPKGFAKQDKSNTRKGCTRQTPLQCTGDKFIDMPGMRLPDPRQKVAVVEDSGCQSACMKYCSCTAYAHSLSDGCSLFHGNLTNLQDGYNGTGVGTLHLRVAASELESGSSSGHKLLWLASVLPSVAFLIFCLVSFIWIRKWKIKGKEKRHDHPIVMTSDVMKLWESEDTGSHFMMLSFSQIENATDNFSTANKLGEGGFGPVYKGSLPNGQDVAVKRLAANSGQGLPEFKNEILLIAKLQHRNLVGLLGCCIDEDELVLLYEYMPNKSLDFFLFEQSRRAFLVWAMRLNIIEGIAQGLIYLHKHSRLRIIHRDLKPSNILLDTDMNPKISDFGMARIFDPKGTLANTKRVVGTYGYMAPEYAMAGIFSVKSDVFSYGVLLLEIISGLRNAGSHRHGNSLNLLGHAWELWREGRWYELVDKTLPGACPENMILRCIHVGMLCVQENAADRPSMTEVISMITNENANLPDPKQPGFFSMLLPTEVDIREGTCSLNDLSITGLDGR from the exons ATGCTGCTTACCCATGCTCTCCCCTTGATTCATTATTTCAAGAAACTCAGTGGG TTTATTCTTGAAGAACAAGCCATGTTTGTAGAAATAAGCTACTTGAAGCAGTCCACAGTTGTTGTTCTGCTGATTCTATCTGTATCAGCAATAGGATGTTTATCAGCAACCAGACCAATATTAGGCAGAATATCTCTGAATGAATCAATTTCTGATGGGCAGACACTGGTTTCTGGCAACTTTGTGCTTGGTTTCTTTAGCCCTGGAACTTCAAGCCATCGATATATTGGTATATGGTACAACAGTGATCCAAATGGAACGGCTGTATGGGTTGCTAATAGGAACAATCCAGTACAAGATACGTCAGGCATACTTAAGTTTGATAATGGTGGTAATCTGATTGTTTCAGATGGCAGAGGTAGGTCCTTCATAGTGGCTTCTGGGATGGGAGTAGGAAATGTGGAGGCTGCCATACTGGATTCTGGCAACTTTGTGCTAAGGAGCATCGCCAACCATTCGAATATCATATGGGAGAGCTTTGCCTCTCCTACTAATACATGGCTCCCTGGAATGAATATTACAGTTGGAAAGTTGCTGACTTCATGGAAGAGCTATGATGACCCAGCAATGGGGGATTACTCATTTGGACTGGGCGTAGTTAATGCATCAGCATTCATTATCTGGTGGAATGGGCGTGAATTTTGGAACAGTGCACACTGGAATGGTGACATTAATTCTCCAATTCCAGAACTAACATCTATAGATATCATCCCTGTCTCATTTCGTTGTGATAACCTTACATGCACATACACTCCCAACCCTAGTGACAGATTGACTAAGATTGTTTTGGATCAAACAGGTTCACTGAGCATAACACAGTTTGATTCAGAAGCCAAATCATGGGTGTTATTATGGAGACAGCCAGTCAGTTGTGACGAGTCTAAATTATGTGGAGTTTTTGGTGTATGCAACATGGCCAATATACATATACTACCAGTATCATTAGATTCAGATcaatccccttgtcaatgtCCAAAAGGCTTTGCAAAACAAGACAAATCAAATACCAGAAAAGGGTGCACTAGGCAAACCCCACTGCAGTGTACTGGTGATAAGTTTATTGATATGCCTGGTATGCGACTTCCTGACCCAAGACAGAAGGTGGCTGTCGTGGAAGATAGTGGATGTCAATCTGCCTGCATGAAATATTGCTCTTGTACAGCATATGCTCATTCGCTATCGGATGGTTGCAGCTTGTTTCATGGCAATCTAACAAACTTGCAGGATGGATATAATGGGACCGGAGTGGGAACTCTTCACCTTCGTGTAGCTGCATCAGAGTTAGAATCTGGCAGTAGCTCAG GTCACAAATTACTTTGGCTGGCGTCTGTACTTCCTTCAGTTGCATTCCTTATCTTTTGTCTCGTCTCTTTTATTTGGATTAGGAAATGGAAAATTAAAG GGAAAGAAAAACGGCATGATCACCCCATCGTCATGACTTCAGATGTAATGAAACTTTGGGAAAGTGAAGACACAGGCTCTCACTTTATGATGCTTTCCTTTTCACAAATAGAAAATGCCACAGATAACTTCTCAACTGCAAACAAGCTTGGAGAAGGGGGGTTTGGTCCTGTATACAAG GGAAGCTTACCAAATGGGCAGGATGTCGCTGTTAAGAGACTAGCAGCGAATTCAGGACAAGGGCTACCTGAGTTTAAGAACGAGATCTTATTAATAGCCAAGCTTCAACATAGAAATTTAGTTGGACTCTTAGGCTGCTGCATTGATGAGGACGAACTGGTACTACTCTATGAGTACATGCCAAACAAGAGCTTGGATTTCTTCCTATTTG AACAATCAAGAAGGGCTTTTTTAGTCTGGGCAATGCGTCTTAACATAATTGAAGGGATTGCACAAGGTCTTATTTATCTCCACAAGCATTCTCGTCTGAGAATTATTCATAGGGACCTGAAACCAAGCAACATTCTGTTGGACACTGATATGAACCCTAAGATCTCAGACTTCGGAATGGCAAGAATATTTGATCCGAAAGGAACGCTAGCTAACACAAAAAGAGTCGTTGGAACATA TGGCTACATGGCTCCTGAGTATGCTATGGCAGGTATTTTCTCTGTCAAATCCGATGTATTTAGCTACGGGGTATTGCTTCTGGAGATCATCAGTGGGCTAAGAAATGCGGGATCTCACAGACATGGCAACTCTCTAAACCTTCTTGGTCAT GCATGGGAACTGTGGAGAGAAGGCAGATGGTATGAACTCGTTGATAAAACATTGCCTGGTGCATGCCCTGAGAACATGATACTAAGATGCATTCATGTCGGCATGTTGTGCGTTCAGGAGAATGCTGCTGATCGACCCTCCATGACTGAAGTCATTTCTATGATTACCAACGAAAATGCCAACTTACCGGACCCAAAACAACCTGGTTTCTTCTCCATGTTGCTTCCCACTGAAGTTGATATCCGTGAAGGAACCTGCTCCCTGAATGATTTGTCAATTACGGGCCTGGACGGTAGGTAG